In a single window of the Streptomyces brevispora genome:
- a CDS encoding peptide deformylase — protein MERAERATFAAELTHWRSVRGLSKAALAQRLNIDPSYVSHLEAGREHGSSQLARRADTELDAGGALWRAWQRTDASPQTAEQNDPPSSTGLLVLEDEAALRYDDGRFHLSMRRLLHNNGTEPVTRYLVRIAVDRYPSEPERSNALYRRNPLTWEELQLTAQCADEPMGWTVKHDRDAFKEVWLQFQNPTSRFPLYPGQEAEISYSYCVGAEKWGPWFQRAVRLPTRRLAVELAFPRDSEPSVWGTETSMSADFAPLRTPPQRTERGEHSVFSWATLDPPLHARFRLEWRLKNAPDEKENNLVSTLSASQAMANAGIVQDGDPVLTRAARPFDLPTEAEEAQEVITSLLNTVGRVRQLHTFGKGMGIAAPQIGVDRSAAVVFPPDAGTEPIVLLNAHLAEASEDEDEQYEGCLSFFDVRGLVPRPLSTVVAHSSLDGSTHLSRFTHGLSRLVHHEVDHLGGVLYRERMRPGVQPIPVEEYRGTGQNWTYR, from the coding sequence TTGGAGAGGGCGGAGCGGGCTACGTTCGCTGCGGAACTCACGCACTGGCGCAGCGTGCGGGGCCTGTCGAAGGCGGCTCTCGCCCAGCGTCTGAACATCGACCCCTCGTACGTGAGCCACCTTGAGGCCGGCCGGGAACACGGCAGCTCCCAGCTCGCCCGCCGGGCGGACACTGAACTCGACGCCGGCGGAGCACTGTGGCGGGCATGGCAGCGCACCGACGCCTCCCCCCAGACGGCCGAGCAGAACGACCCGCCGTCCAGCACCGGCCTGCTGGTCCTGGAGGACGAGGCAGCGCTCCGCTACGACGACGGACGCTTCCACCTCAGCATGCGCAGGCTCCTGCACAACAACGGTACCGAGCCCGTCACCCGCTACCTCGTACGAATCGCCGTCGACCGATACCCCTCCGAACCGGAACGGTCCAACGCCCTCTACCGCCGTAACCCTCTGACCTGGGAAGAACTCCAGCTCACGGCGCAATGCGCGGACGAGCCGATGGGCTGGACCGTCAAACACGACCGGGACGCGTTCAAGGAGGTGTGGCTCCAGTTCCAGAACCCAACGAGCCGCTTCCCTCTCTACCCCGGCCAGGAAGCCGAGATCTCCTACTCGTACTGCGTCGGCGCCGAAAAATGGGGTCCCTGGTTCCAGCGCGCGGTGCGACTGCCCACCCGACGCCTGGCTGTGGAACTGGCCTTCCCCCGAGACAGCGAACCGTCCGTCTGGGGAACCGAGACATCCATGAGCGCCGACTTCGCCCCACTGCGCACACCCCCACAGCGCACGGAACGAGGCGAGCACAGCGTCTTCTCCTGGGCCACCCTCGACCCGCCCCTGCACGCCCGCTTCCGCCTCGAATGGCGCCTGAAGAACGCACCCGACGAGAAAGAGAACAACCTCGTGAGCACCTTGTCCGCGAGCCAGGCCATGGCCAACGCCGGCATCGTCCAGGACGGCGACCCCGTCCTTACCCGCGCCGCCCGTCCCTTCGACCTGCCCACCGAGGCCGAAGAGGCCCAAGAGGTCATCACCTCCCTGCTGAACACAGTCGGCCGCGTCCGCCAACTTCACACGTTCGGCAAGGGCATGGGCATCGCCGCCCCCCAGATAGGGGTCGACCGCTCCGCCGCCGTCGTCTTCCCACCCGATGCCGGGACAGAGCCCATCGTGCTGCTGAACGCCCACCTTGCCGAGGCCTCCGAGGACGAGGACGAGCAGTACGAAGGCTGCCTCAGCTTCTTCGACGTCCGAGGACTCGTGCCTCGCCCGCTGAGCACCGTCGTCGCTCACAGCAGCCTCGACGGCTCCACCCACCTGTCGCGGTTCACCCACGGCCTGTCCCGGCTCGTCCACCACGAGGTCGACCACCTGGGCGGCGTGCTGTACCGCGAGCGCATGCGACCGGGTGTGCAACCGATCCCTGTAGAGGAGTACCGCGGGACCGGCCAGAACTGGACCTACAGGTAG